CTATTCCACCATCCTCGCCCAGCCGGACAGCCCGCTCGCAACCGTCACCGATGCCGAGGGCAAAGCCGTCTCCTCTACCGGATCGCATCGCGGCCCTGTCACGGGTAGCTTCTTCCACCTCATTGCCGAGGGCAGCGCAGCATGATCACACTCAACCTCATCGGCATCGGCACGGGCAATCCCGATCATCTGACCCGCGCCGCGATCCGGGCGATGAACGAGGCAGACCTGATCCTGCTGCCGCGCAAGGGCGATGTGAAATCCGACCTCATCGACCTGCGCCGTGCCATTTGCGCCGAGTTGCTCACGCGCCCGGTCAGGCTGGTCGAATTCGACATGCCCAGCCGAGCCGACCAGCCTGCCTATGTCGATGCGGTACTTGACTGGCACGATGCCATCGCCGCTCTCTGGCAGGATCAGATCACCCGCCATCTGCCGCAGGGCGGAACATTGGCGCTGCTGGTCTGGGGCGATCCCTCGCTCTACGACAGCAGCCTGCGTATCGCAGAACGACTTCCGGACATGCAGGTTCAGGTCATCCCCGGCATCACCAGCATCCAGGCGCTGACCGCCGCCCACGGCATATGCCTCAACGATCTGGCGGAACCCGTGCTCATCACCACGGGCCGCCGCCTGCGCGAAGAGGGATGGCCGGTCTGCACGAACAGCCTGGTGGTCATGCTGGACGGGCATTGCGCCTTTCGGACGCTGCCGTCCGAGGGGGTCGATATATGGTGGGGCGCCTATCTCGGCATGCCGCAGCAGGCCATCGCCCAGGGTCCGCTCGCCATCGTCGGACCGACGATCATCGACCAGCGCGCCACGCTCCGGCAGGAGCATGGCTGGATCATGGACATTTACTTGCTGCGCCGACGCGGCCGACCCGGAGATGGCAAAGCCTGAGTGCTACCGCCTCAGGCGATCACGCGACTTTGGAAACCAATTCCATGATGGGCCTGTTGACCGCCTGCCTGATGCCGTCATCCGCCTCACCATCGGCCCGGCGGCGAAATTCCGCCGCCATCGCCTGATGCATCATGCGTGCAGAAGCGTCAGCGGTCGTCGCCGCCAACTGCTCATGCATTTTCGCCCGTTCCAGACACTCTTCACGCGTAAGAGTATTCGTCATGAATCGAACTCCTGCCTTGTTCGCGAAGCCCGCAAGCCAGCTTCGCCCGCGAAAATCGGTGCACAACTTAGCCTTTCCAATGTCCGAATGAAAATGGAATCTTCCAGGGCGGCGGTATCCGTCGATCCCCCGAACCGGCTCAGCGCAGCCAACCCTCCCTGGGCTGTGCGGCGTGGCTTTTCAATTCCTTACGGCTTTCGGTGTCGATTTCCTTCAGCATCACCTCATAGCCCCAGAGATTTGCCAGATTTTGCAACACCATAGCGGCATCAGCCGGATCGAGCAGGACCCCGTCGACCACGCCATGTTCGACGATCAGCTTGCGGTCCCCGACAAGATCCACGTCGACCACCTGAATATCCGGCTCCTGCCGCCCGATATCATATTCCCGCGCCAGCGCCCGCCTTATCCGCCGATAGCCGCGTTCATCATGGATGGCATCGACGCGCAGCTCCGACTCGCTTGCCCGGTCGTTGATCTTGAACAGGCGCCAATGCCGGATCATGTGCGGGCTGAGGAACTGGGACACAAAGCTTTCATCGCGGTAATTGGCCCAGATATCCTTCAGCACCTCCACCGGATCGCCTGAGCCAGCGATGTCGCCGAACCATTCCCGGTCCTCCTCGGTCGGCTCAAGGCATATCCGCTCGATATCGGACATGATGCCGAAACCCAGCGCATAGGGATTGAAACCACCAAAATGCCCTGAATCATAAGTGGGTTGATAGACGACATTGGTATGTGACGACAGGAATTCCATGAACGCGCCGTCGGTGATCCACCCGCGCTCATGCAGCAGCGTCATGATCCGATAATGGGTATAGGTCGCGCAGCCCTCATTCATCGCCTTGGTCTGGCGTTGCGGGTAGAAATATTGTGCGATCAGCCGGACGATGCGCAGCACTTCCCTCTGCCAGCTTTGCAGGCGCGGGCCAGTTTTCTCCAGGAAATAGAGGATATTCTCTTGCGGTAGCCCGAGCGCAGCCCGCCGTTCCTCATTGGGCACGGCGTCCGCCCGCGCTCCCACGGGCACCGTGCGCCACAGATCGTCATAGATGCGGTCACGATAGGCCTGCCGCTCCGCCTCCCGCGCCGCCTCGCCCTTCAGATCACGCGGGCGGATGCGCGGATAGCGATGTACACCCTGGTTCATCAGCGCATGGGCGGCATCCAGAACCCGCTCGACCGCCAACTGGCCGTGGCGCTCCTCACATTCCGCGATGTATCGCTTGGCAAACTCCAGATAATCGAGAATGCCCTCGGCATCGGTCCATTGGCGGAAGACATAATTATTCTTGAAGAAATGATTGTGACCAAAGGCTGCATGCGCGATGACCAGGGTCTGCATCGTCGCGCTGTTTTCCTGCATCAGATAGTTGATGCAGGGATCGCTGTTGATGACCAGTTCATAGGCGAGTCCCCTCAGCCCCTTACGGTACATCATTTCATTGGTAACAAACTGTTTTCCGAAGGACCAATGCTTGTAGAAAAGTGGCATACCTATGGAAGAATAGGCGTCCAGCATCTGCTCCGCGCTGATGATTTCTATCTGATTGGGATAGATATCCAGATTCATTTCCTTGAGCGCGATCGGCTCGATCGTTTCATAGATCCGGTTGATGAGCGAAAAGTCCCAATCGCTCCCGGTGAACAGCGGCGCTTTTGCGTGCTTTCCCGTCATGCAGTCCGCTCCGCCACACCCTTGCGCTGGAACAGTTCGCGGAACACGGGTAGATTTCCCGCCGGTGGTGCACCTTGCGCATCACGAAATTGCGGCGTGCCTCCGAAACCGGGGCATAGGCCTGCCACAGACCGGTCATCGTGCCGACCGTCTCTATATCGGCAAATTCCTCCCGGCCGACCTCCAGATAGGCAACATATTGACTGATAGGCAGAATTTCGTCCTGCATCAGACTGACCACCCGGCCATTGTCCGACTGCATCGTGTCGCCATCGGAGGCCTGCGCGACGTAGATGTTCCAGTCGTCGGGCCGATAGCGTTCCTTGACCACCTCCAGCAGCTTGTCGAGCGCGCTCGACACCAGCGTGCCACCTGTGACCGTGCTGTAGAAGAAAGTCTGCTCATCGACCTCGGCCGCGCGGTCGGTATGGTGGATGAACACCACCTCAACATGCTCGTAGCAACGCGACAGGAACAGGTGCAGCAGCGCGAAGAAGCGCTTGGCGAGGTCCTTCATATGCTCGGTCATGGAACCGGAAACATCCATCAGACAGAACATCACCGCCTGCGCGACAGGCTTGGGCACCGTCTCGAAACGGCGATAGCGCAGGTCCACCGGATCTATATAGGCAATCAGATTGCGCCGCCGGATGATCGTCGATCGCTCCTCGCGCAGATTTTCCAGCAGCACCGCATCGTCGGGTCCCGGCGGTTCGCGCGCCTCGATCTCCGCAATTTCATCCTCGACCCGCTGGAGTTCGCGGCTGCTCGGCCGCCGCAGCGCCAGCCGTCGCGACATCGCTTTCTGCATCGTGCGCGGCACGGAGAGATTGGACGGGTTGCCGACAACTGAATAGCCCGCCCGTCTGATCCCGTCGACCTTTCCGCCGATCAACCGCCGCTTGGCGAGGTCGGGCAATTCCAGATCGTCCAGAAACAGCCCCAGAAACTCTTCCCGGCTCAGCACGAACTGGAAATCGTCATTCCCCTCGCCCTGCCCGGCCTGCGACCCGGCGCCTTGCCCGCCATCGGGCCGCTTGATCCGGTCACCCTCCATATAGTCATGATTGCCGGGAAAGACGCGTTCCCGATTGCCGCCCTGCGCGGCGCGATGCAGCGTCGGCTCGTGGATGACAT
This window of the Sphingobium sp. EM0848 genome carries:
- the cobF gene encoding precorrin-6A synthase (deacetylating) codes for the protein MITLNLIGIGTGNPDHLTRAAIRAMNEADLILLPRKGDVKSDLIDLRRAICAELLTRPVRLVEFDMPSRADQPAYVDAVLDWHDAIAALWQDQITRHLPQGGTLALLVWGDPSLYDSSLRIAERLPDMQVQVIPGITSIQALTAAHGICLNDLAEPVLITTGRRLREEGWPVCTNSLVVMLDGHCAFRTLPSEGVDIWWGAYLGMPQQAIAQGPLAIVGPTIIDQRATLRQEHGWIMDIYLLRRRGRPGDGKA
- a CDS encoding SpoVR family protein, whose protein sequence is MTGKHAKAPLFTGSDWDFSLINRIYETIEPIALKEMNLDIYPNQIEIISAEQMLDAYSSIGMPLFYKHWSFGKQFVTNEMMYRKGLRGLAYELVINSDPCINYLMQENSATMQTLVIAHAAFGHNHFFKNNYVFRQWTDAEGILDYLEFAKRYIAECEERHGQLAVERVLDAAHALMNQGVHRYPRIRPRDLKGEAAREAERQAYRDRIYDDLWRTVPVGARADAVPNEERRAALGLPQENILYFLEKTGPRLQSWQREVLRIVRLIAQYFYPQRQTKAMNEGCATYTHYRIMTLLHERGWITDGAFMEFLSSHTNVVYQPTYDSGHFGGFNPYALGFGIMSDIERICLEPTEEDREWFGDIAGSGDPVEVLKDIWANYRDESFVSQFLSPHMIRHWRLFKINDRASESELRVDAIHDERGYRRIRRALAREYDIGRQEPDIQVVDVDLVGDRKLIVEHGVVDGVLLDPADAAMVLQNLANLWGYEVMLKEIDTESRKELKSHAAQPREGWLR
- a CDS encoding YeaH/YhbH family protein produces the protein MNRQRFLRRARAYVQQAVRDSLKDRSIKDLDKEGQVTIQRDVIHEPTLHRAAQGGNRERVFPGNHDYMEGDRIKRPDGGQGAGSQAGQGEGNDDFQFVLSREEFLGLFLDDLELPDLAKRRLIGGKVDGIRRAGYSVVGNPSNLSVPRTMQKAMSRRLALRRPSSRELQRVEDEIAEIEAREPPGPDDAVLLENLREERSTIIRRRNLIAYIDPVDLRYRRFETVPKPVAQAVMFCLMDVSGSMTEHMKDLAKRFFALLHLFLSRCYEHVEVVFIHHTDRAAEVDEQTFFYSTVTGGTLVSSALDKLLEVVKERYRPDDWNIYVAQASDGDTMQSDNGRVVSLMQDEILPISQYVAYLEVGREEFADIETVGTMTGLWQAYAPVSEARRNFVMRKVHHRREIYPCSANCSSARVWRSGLHDGKARKSAAVHRERLGLFAHQPDL